Below is a genomic region from Molothrus aeneus isolate 106 chromosome 5, BPBGC_Maene_1.0, whole genome shotgun sequence.
CTAGGTCACTTCATTTCTGTGTCCTCAAGTACCACAGCAATAAAGTGGAAATAATTAGTCAAATCCCCACATCTTTAATGTTTGTACTTTACTCTGGCAAACTTATTGACTGATTCAGTTGGAAATGTGcctgaacaaataaaaaaacccctagatTTGGCTTGCTGAGAATTCATAAATTGTCTGAACCTCAGTTCAACATTTTATCCAATGTTTTGTGAAGTATTTCTAGGAAAATTATAGCTATTTACTCAGATCTAGGCAAGTCATATGAAAACTAGATGCAGCTGCATCAGCAAAGGATAGCAAAGGATGCTAAACAGCATTGTGTTGGAAGAAATAGCTGCTAGGTGGAGACCTGTATTAGACTCTGCTTCTCATGGAGAACAGTGTTAACTGTGTCACTTTAACACCCATCTCACAATGGAACTTTACAGAtaaattagttttcttttatAGCTACATATTCATCAaagtaaaacatttttgaagAGACCTTTTGATTTTAATGCGTAGTTTCTGCCTAGTCTCTTGCAATGGCTAGGAAAGATGTAAAGGTTCCAAAGCAGTCCTGCCATAAGCCAGTCTCAAGACTTCTGAGACTGCATGGATCTGAGGTGGTCCCTGAATTCAAAGGTGAGGGTATGCTTGATTTATAATCTGTTCCTTCAATACCAAAACCAGATGCATACAGACATTCTAGTTCTCAGATCCCAAATCTTTCCAGCTTCACacttcccagaggaagacctcTTGGTGCCTCTCAGCTCATCCTTCCCCACTTCTCTGACATTCTGCCCCCTTCCATCTGCTGTTCTCCCTTGCCACAAACGCCTCCTGTTTCTCCCAAACCTCCTTTCCTTGCAAGTTCATTCCTCTGTTCCTTGTACACAAATTCCACTGTaatccagctgctggctgagatgCAGACATCGGATGATTTACTGTTTGGGGAGCTCTGTTCCCAGAGGGATGAGATTCAGGCAAAATTTCTCTGAAACACCTCGTCTATCTCATCACCTTAGTGTGGGAAATCAAACATTTGCAGCTCCTTTAAAATAGCCATTTCCAGAAGTGAAAGGGTTAAGAAGCACTGACATTATTTGCTATCTGGTTACTTATATAAGCTGCCTTGGCGTCCTGCAGGCTGTAGATAGAAATTCACCTCTCACATCAGTAGAGCACAACTGTTGCCAGactgaagagcagcagctgtgtgtcCTCTCCCAGTACAAGGGAACAAAACTGGGCTAAAAGCCACAAAGCCCCCGATGTTtcaccaggagagcagagagcaggataCAAAGGGGATTTACCCCATGAGGTGGCAAATTTGGAAAAGGTGAACAGAACCAGCCCGTCCATTTAATTATCCAGATAATCCTCTTCTCCTGCTACTTGACCTTTGCTCTCATAATTCACAGAGGAGATTATGCCCTCCCCATTCATGGCAGAAAtcactggtttttttcctcccaacagCTCCTGTTTCTCTCTGTTTGGACTCACCTTGCCCTTGTAGAGCTCTGCTGCCGCCCGGAACTTGCGCATTCGCTCGGGGTGCTTTGGAGACATCTTGTCCGTGATCAGGAGGAGGTTAAactgcagagagctctgcatCACACCTATTGCTgtctgcccagcacagagagaaacacaGGCAAGGACACTGAGAACACTCAGTTGGCATTGGATGCAGTGTCTGTGGGACATGGCTCAGCTGTGGCTTCTTTGCAAATCAGCATCAAAAGCAGGACAGATTTCTGTAAAGCAGGGGGGGATCCAGATTGGGTTCTTTGCAGAAGCTCTTAGCCCCCTGGCTTTGCTTATTCTCCAGACAAGAGTCTGAAGACCCCAAAGGTCCATCACTAGTTAGTGACTAGGCAAGAGGAGTAGGAGTAGGGCAGAATACAGGAAGCTGAAGACTAAAGATGTGAAGAGCAAGGCCAGCAAACACTGAATATAAGGGTGTCCTAAATCACTGAGGTCCAGCACTTGTCTGAAATATAGCAAGTGGGAAGGATTTGTTGTGTCAAGGTTGATGTTtgtccttattttctttctttggtgtTACACTGTATGTAGGATGGGGATGAGTTCACAGTTTCAGCAGCCTGAGGGCCTGGACATTCCTGAGTGCTGAGGGTTAAAATTGTCTCTGCTGTCCCACAGTGAGAGAAGACCCTGGGCAAGGGCCAGGTGGGCACTGCACATTGGCCCTCTgtgaggagccagggctggcactgcccaagaAGCCACGGCACCATCTCCATGAACTCTCTCACTCCTCATCTCACTTCTGTCTGCTTCCTGCTggcctgcagcctctccctcaAATTAAACAGGAGTGGGGCCAGACCTGCTGCCTCCCTAGTGCCACCGAAACCACAGAGGCACAGCCTGTGCAGCTCCCCGCCAGTGGCAGCAGAAAGTTTCCACACGCTCCAGGAGTAACAAGGAAAGGGTCAGGGAGTGCATGCTGGCAAGAGCCATGAATAACAGAGCTTCTAGACTTTGTCAGACGGGACTCTGCTGTTTGCTTAATATTTATCAGATATTTTGTATCCCTTCACTCTCTTGATAGCGTGCAGCTGAGGTGGGGAACAGTGGAGGGGTTGCAAGCTAAGCTGGGAAGCGTTAGAGGACCTCATGGGAGAGGATGAGGCTGAAGGTGAGGATAAAGCCAGCCAGCAGCAAGCCCCTTGACAAGGCTGGGGTGAGAGCAGacaaggagggagcagcagttcctccagcagctccacacaaAGGTGTGCTTGTCCACACAACCTTGTGCGAGAGCAATCAGCAGAGCTCATCAGCAGGGCTGCATCACATCTGACTCTCCTGAAAAGCCCACAGGGTAAACTATGCCTAAAAATTCTTAAAGTGTGTAGGAGAAACAGTAAGGGCCCCAGGATGGGGAGAGGAACTCTTGGCAGCACTTGGTATGAGCCATATGACCCCATTATCTGCTGACCTGCAGCATTTTTGGATGCAAACAGCATATGCACTGggaataaatatttatgaaaaaccAAGCTACCTTAGGGAAGCTGGGAGGGCTTTGGGCCAGGGACTGCCAGAGGCACTGTTAATTGCAACACCTTGATAGAGCTCCAGAGCATCTGGGAAAGAAACTGCAATAACATCTGTATTGACATCAGGGTGGAGGGGACCAGCTGAACAGCTGATGAATTCTCAGTCAGGGAGACAGCCTGGTGCCAAAGAGGACACCATGCAGTGAGAGCCCAAAGCATCAATAGAAATGCATCAAGAAAGAGACATTGTCCCATGAATTGCAAAAGGATCTAATAGGGGCTTCAAGGTTTCAGAAGGTCTGGGAAATTACAAAGATGAGAACATCATCCCTGTTGATGTGACTTGGGTATTCTAAAAAGGCTGTTAGGCCAGTGGAGCAGGATATAGCAGTccccagaaatattttgtgatttcaaaatgtaattttcccttttgaagatgaaaaaacaggggttttttttactacagaaaaaaaccaaactcctACCGTATTTCACTgggtaaaaatgtaaaaaatgttacatttcaaaacaaaatactcTCCTACTGGTGGGTTGCAACTGAACTGACTGAATGCATTGGGTTCTCTGAAATGATCCTTGAGTTTATCTTGAAAAGGTATAGCTCTGCAATAGGTTGGGGCATTCTTCTCTAATACAAGCTGAGCCTGGTCAGCACTGTTATAGCTATCCAGAAGGCCACAAAACACCCCATCAGCAAAGATAAAATCTCAGGCTTGCAGCAACTGGGGCTTCTAATACCTATTGACTCCACAGCAATGAGACCAAGGAACCGCTAAGATTTCAGGAGAACCTAAATCCTTGGTCAACCTCTGCAACAGGGAGGGGTGCTGGGACCCTGCCACTGCCAGTCAGATGGGTGAGCTAGTGAAGATGGCCAACATGGAAGCATTCTAAGCCTGATTTTGTgtctggtttgtttgtttgtttgtttgttttggtggtggTAGTGGTTGTTGAACTGATGAATTCTGGAGGAACAATGGAAAGGATGGGAAAGATTTTGCTTGGGAAGTTCCCAACCCATTCTTGAATATGCATTCAAATATCTGGGCTTACATTAAGCCCTATGTGCTGAGTGATGCATAAATCCTGCCTTCTGAGAGCAGGTCATTTGAGCTTCCATGTTTCTCAAGGCTTGTCAAAGAGAGGGCATTCTGgctgagctggctctgcaggcatGGCACAACATGACAAATGTCCATGGGAgaaagcagcactgcctgcagagTAGTAAGAAATGGAGTTCTCTGCCCCTCAACATCCCAAATTTACTGGGAAGCCAAAGGAACTGTGATGAGTCCCTTTCTCTCCCACCACACTCATGCCCCAGCAAATCTGCTTCCAGTCCACACGTGGAGCAGCAGTGAAGAGCTGTGTGGCTTCCCCAGTCCCATCTACACCATCACTCCAACCCTCACATCCATCTGGATATGCAAACTGGGGCCAGAGGGTACCATGAGAGGAAGGCCAAGCAGAGGGTGAGGATGCAGGGAGCTGGTGTTTACCACAGGGTTGTACTCTGTCACCAGGCGGAGCTCGTTCATGCGAACGAAGCGGGTCAGCTTCTTGGCATCGACCTCTCCGCTGCTCATGTCCAGATCCCGACGGTCATTGTCTACCTGGAGTCAGGCAAAGACACCTACAGTCACAGCTGtcctctcctcccagcacctcctccaGAGGCACTGATTGCACTCACTCACAGAGACACCCACCCCTGGGACACCAccatcctctctcccccacTGCACAATCCCCACCTCTTCCCATCACCATTCTGGAGGTCTAGAACCTACAGGAACGAGCCTGCTCTTTGAGATAAGGGTCTCCCAGCCTTCTCCAGCCTCCCAAGGACAAGCTCATGGTATAATAGAAATCTCTGAGGGCTCCAGACAGACCTACACCACCAGCTCTCAATGTGCTGGAGACAGGGAGAATTAGCTACAAACTATTCTAGGCATTGTGGAGAGAGGACATTAAATAGTCTAACTCCTCACATTAATACTGGCTTTATGTCCCTTTAAACATCTTCATCTGCTTATTCTGTTTCTTCTACAAGTAATAAACATTGGCATCGCCCGGTATGGAATTCCTGGAAACATTGTGCAAGCAGGAAATCTCTCCaataaaaagaggatttttcttccagtacagaaggaaagaaaaaaaaatattaagccAAACATATTTCAGCTTTAGAGGAAAATTCATTCTGCCACACATCTCCCCACACTTCATCCTCTCAAAATGATGTGATTTTATTGAGATTTTCATGAGCtgataaacagaaaaaagcagGCAACCACTGACCGATAGCAATACACTAGAGTTTAAGGGCAGGGTTCCTGTGTAGTACCACCACAGGATGTGATGGAGCTAAGCCATGGGAGCAGTGGTCTCTGACATGAAGTAGAGTCTGACATGAAGTAGAGTCATCCCAAAGGTTGGGATTTGAAAGCCATTGATACATGCTGAATGAGGTTCTTGGGGCTGAGAAGCAGTCTACATGCACACCTCAGATTTTATTCTCTGCATGTGGACAACCTCTGAAAGTTGTTGTGTTAGTTTTTCCAGTGGTGTGCAGACATCTAAAGTAATTTTTGCTGTTCTGTGGTCATTGGCAAGGTCTTTGATACCAGTCACCCGCCCTGTCTGACAACACAAGCTGGTGATTTTCAGACAGTGTGGTCTGATTCCTCTCACAGGTTTTCCTCCTGCATAACATgaaagggcagctctgctcaAGTAAATAAGATCAGGACAGTGCAACACCTGGGCGGGTGAGATCAAACAGGCCTTGAGAACCAATCTAAAGCAGCTTGGACTCTACAGAAAGTCTTCTCTTGGCTTCTATGGGCTTCTGGAAACCTCTGACTTCCATTTGGGGATAATAACATCTTGAATCAGCACTCAACATTtatgtttttaagaaaataaggCTGGAAAATAGCCTGCATTTAATAGTTGAAGCTCTAGTCAAAATGTCTTTATCACTCCATATAATTAGGTGGTTAGCATCTGTTAACTATGTTCTTTTTAGGTCTATCAGGATTTCTTACTAGAATAAATCTGTTTCTTTCCCCTATTTACAAAGAAGTCTCACCATTTGACACAGTCCCTCCTACTACTGTAATTATGGTTTAAACTTCTAAGCATTGTAAGTGTTTCATACACtgcaaaggcaaagaaaaaaattaatttatgccTCTGATTCACTTCTATCCTGGTGACGCATCCTTGTATCCTTCAAATGAGTATTTGATTCCAAATTCCTGTATCCgttcttttaaaattcctttttatctCTGACCTCTTACTCCTACACATTATTCATCacaggataaaagaaaaaataatgtgtctgataatttaagaaaaactgACAATCAGACAAGTGAATTGTCAACCATATTTGAACCTGACTAGTGCATTATTTtcttggctgtttttttttccatattaaagAAGAGTTCAGTTGCAAAAACTTGACTCTGAACAAAGAATATTCAATATGATAGAAATTCCAACAATccaaacaatttattttatcaaactctctcccagggcagccatCATCACTATCTGCACAGTGCAAAAACAAAGGATCTTTTCAACATTTTTGGAAGAACACCACAATGACTAAGAACCAAAATTGAAATGGGTGTTGTTGAAAATTGCAACATCTAGCAAATAAAAGGTTAAATAAAAGGATCTGCCTAACTATTGCTCACTCTTAGatcattcttttttaattatttggatAATATCAGTGGTAAACATGGTGCAGGAAAtgatgagggggaaaaagagaacaaaCTGTCCAGTCTTTGTACAAGCTGCATCTAGAACTTGGCCAAGCTGCCATATTTAGTTTCCCTAGAACATGTGATGTGTACCCATTTCTCCCCACCTCAAGCACTTAGAGGTCTGGTGTCTCACAACACTTCACTGGCTTTTAGGACATCTTGTGCTGCCTGGGGCCCCATTTCTCTTCAGACACACCCACTTCTGCAGTTTTCAATTGCCATGCTTGTGCAAGAAGGAGCAATGTGGGGAAATTGATGTAACCAGTAGAATACTTGCTCTTAGCTCTTCTTGGTACTTTTGCAGCAAGTACATGGCTCTTCCCAGTATCATCTCCTTAAATTTCAGCAAATATAGCTATATTGAGGCTACACTGAGCTACCTGCACTTAGAGCTGGAGTCAACAGAGATATGATCTAGCACAGCATCCATCCCTAAGAAACTCCAAAGCAAGATTTCTAATGCCTAAATTTGTTTAGGAAATGAGTCTGCAAACCACAGTGTAGGGTGGTACAGCATCTCTTAACTGCAGAGACCTCGTCTGGATGTGTTTTCTGTCTCATTGGAAAAGTTTTGTACCCTAGGAGACAGCTTTGCCTGCCTGAAGTGACACTTGCCAAGTTTTGGTATCAAGCCTGCTGTGTTGATCCATTGTGACATGACTCTAGACACTTTTCATGTGTCTCAGGACCCCTTccaaaaccacagaaacccCATCCAAGTTAATACCAAGCTCTGGGCAGGTCATGTAGAAACACAGGCATTGCTctttgcagagctctgggtgctgacCCAGATCCGTAGGGAAACACCTAAATAGGAGAGTCTTACCAGGTGTAATTAACTCTCCATGTCTCAGTGACAGGCACTCTGCAGTTGAAAAGCAAAAGCCCTCTTTTGGGCAAGAAGAGGGATGTACTTTGAGGTGGGCAGGCAGCCTGACTGCCAATGACAACCCTATTTTTGGCTTGCCCTAAGGAGAGATGAGTTTTGTGCTTTTTACCGCTCTATGCGCTCGTCCCACCCACACCAGCGCGCTGGGGGACCCGGAGCCAGACCCTTATGCTGGAGATGCAGGTTTTTGCCTGGCAGAGTGTTCAGGGAGGGAGCGGCCCGTGatgccccccggccccgccgcggtcCCACGCACCGTGCGGAACAGCACCACGGTGTTCTCCGCGGCGCCGTAGTGCGACAGCACGGCCGCGCTGCTGCTGAGCCCGAACGGCACCTCCGCGATCTGTCCGGCCGCCCGGCGAAACTGCTCCGCTCCGGGGCTCTGCGGGTCCTGCGGGCACAGCAGGGACGGTGAGGGGCCGAGCCAgaaccggcaccggcaccggcaccggcaccggccgCGGGCGGACCGAGCGCGACACCTGCCGGCCGCTCGGTCCCCGCgggagcggccgccgccgccacctCCTGCGCGGGCGGGATGCTCCGGGATGCAGGAGCCCGCCAGGATGGTGCTGAGTCCTTGGGAACTCGTCAGAACATAGGTGTAGCtcgttaaaaaaaaaataaaaccgaaaaatatatatgtgcatGTGTATATAAGTGTGCGTTTccaaaatatatacatatataaaaacatCGCCATTTTTATGCTAACCTTGATTCCAGAGTCAATTTTGAACACTTTGCCTTATCAGTATCATGGTTCCTTTTAAAAGGACATCTGAGATACATCCTGTAAAAGTAGCTAATTCAGGTACATCAAAGGATAGAAATGTGCGATTTCTCAGTATTTTGAGGtcccttctctttcttgcaGACACCATTAACTACAGCTCTCCTTTGCCTGTATTAAAGCCTTCCttgctgttcccattcccaacTTTTTAATGATGTATTTTTGATACTTCTATTTATTGGATATAAATTCTCAAGACAtggtctctgcttggaaattggtttgtttttctttttagtttgaACTGTCAGCTCAGCTGTTTGTGAGcccagagaaaaaggaaaacaaaattctttgTTCGTTCCAAAGAAAAACATCTGTCATGACCTGTTTTGGAAATGCCAATGCATCAACTGCTCTGGTGAGAGTGCTAAAGCCGAGGGTGGGTATAATCTCGCTGAGTTTTCAGCATTCCTGGGAAACCTTGGGTTTAATCAGGCTGAGCACGGCCCTTTCTCAGAGACACGCGGGGTTTCTGGAGCAGTGTGCTGTGTTTCCATCACGGCATGCTGTTCCCAGTCAGGGAGGCCGTGCTCATTATACGGGAAGCTTGCCGAGCCACACACTGCAGTGAACTGAAAGGCTGCAGCAGAGAAGTAATTCATGGTGAGTGGAGAACATGGGCTTTATTTGGATGAATATACTTTCAGGCCGAGAGCCAGGCCTTCATGGCACACATACATCTTTATCTGCTGCTCAAATGCAGCCCGGCCGTGCTTCAGGCACCGAATGCCCGACATGTGGCTGCCCCGTGCtcctggcactggggctgcagctcccgtCTGCCTCTGAAGAATGCAGTCCTGCAGAGGGAGGCCACTGTGGCACAGGACAGAAGGAGccgtgtccctgctgcagctcaggaggagGCTCTGGGTACAGCTCTGCCGcaagcccagcagctgccctcGGGGAAGGACGGGCTCGGCACTTTCGTTCTGCGTGTGCAGATTGCCTGGctgctttgcactgcagctttAGAGCTGCAAGAGCAACCCCCAAGGAGCTCCAATGGCCTGCAGGCACCGAAGTGGAGGCGGCTGGTGCTCTGTGATCAGTGCTTACAAGGCCCTGGGGCATAAGCCTCCTGCACTCACAGCTCACGGACTTGCGGCTGCCGcactgcacaggcagcaccatCGCTCCTCCACATCGGTCCTCActcactctgtgctgggctgggagatgccaCTGCCCTGTAGCAAGAGCACGATGCCCTCCCTCGACTGccctccagccccaggcacagggcaggaggaggaaggtgctTGCAAAAGGATCTGGTTTCGAAAGTCTGAAGCCTTCTCTGACATGAGGCAGTGTGTGGACAGCAGAAGAGCACAACAGAGCTCAAAGAAAACCTGGAAAAAGGTGCAACTTGGGGACTTGAAAGTGATAAGGATCCGATTAAAGGGGTCTCTGTTTTACAGTGCTGTAGCTCAATAAatgctttccttttattttctgaggaaaaatacTCATGCCATTTGAGGGGGCAAGGGGCTCATAGCTGTCACTCACCTTTGAATTCAGTGGAATTTAGATAAAAAGAGACAGGTCTCAAGGGTATCTATTCCTACTCTGGGGAACAAAGAAGTGAAACAGAGACCATGCCTGCATCCTCCCCACGAGGAGGCTTCAGCCTGAGCCCAAACTCTCTCAGACTTCAGTGGGCCTGCACTATCACTTCTCCCTGAGATTTGGCTTCCTCATTCCCATCACACAGGCAGTGTGTGCCTCTGCCTTTGCTGACTACAGCAAATAACTGACATTCCCATGCACCCCTCACCAACACTGTTTCTCTACCATGTACATTTCTTtgttccttcccctgcagcatttacctctctcctgcttcAGGACTCCTCAACCTCCTTCATCTTCCTCCCTTGctccatctccttttccatgCACAGACCAAATTCCCTGTGCTCTCTCTGTCACCCATCACCTAATCCCTCCACATGCctgtcacagccccagcactgtgGGCACTTCTTGGGACAACAGCTGCTTTGGCAGGTGTTTACACCACATCCACCTTCACGCCCTCATCAGGGTGGGATAGAGCTCACAACTGGCAGAGGGGAGGTGCTGTGAACACACCTGGAAGAATCCAATGACTGCCACCTCTGCACCACTGATGAAGGCTTCGGCATCTGGGACGTTGTCTAACAGGATGGGTTTGTCTGTGGtggtggctgtgcctgcagagcaaAAGTCAGGGTTGGGCAGAGTGTACACAAGGAGCAGCTCAAAGAGGATCcccccaacacacacacaagcatCCCAACCTTACAAGCCCACCCACACACCTCTCTTGCAAGCTCAACACGTTTGTGCAGCATACCTTGGACAAGGAGGACTCCCTGAAGCAGACCCAGACTTTCCCCAAGGCAGGAAGAAAGCTCACTTACTGTGGGATGCAGAGTCACTCCCCCCAGCACACCCTGCTGGGAAGCACCTGGTAAGCAGGATGCCAAAGAGGCACGGGAAGATGGATGTGCCCATGGCACCAGCTCGCCTTCTCCTCGCCATGCCACCCTGCTCCGGTGCTCTCCTCAGTGAGAGACACGtcagctgccctggggacccACAACCCCCCTGGGGCGGtgggaaaggagcagctggcccagggcaaAGCCTCCAGCTTCTGAGATAAGTACCTGGCTGGAGAAAGCCCCTCCCTGCAGTGCAGGAATCAGCCTTGGAGAGCTGCACCAACACTGCAGTGTCACCTCACCCACGGCACTGCACTTGGCAGCTGCCCTGCACCCTTGTGAGCAGACACCCCAGCTGGGTCAAGAACAGCCCTCTCCAGGTGCTGGATCCCAGAGGCTGATGTTCCCTTGTGCTTGGCCAGCAGGCTGGCCACGAGGATGTGCAACTCTTGCATTAGCTCCGGGGAACAGCTGCTACGGTAAGTGCTAAACATGAGAAGGGTATGTTACAGCTCCCTGGCTCATTCAGCAGCCATCTGGGATGAGAGGTGGGGGCTGTCCACCCCTGGAGTCTACCCCCATCACAGCCCAGACTTTGGCTTCAAAGAATTAATGAAATCCCTGAAGGAAACTGTTCTGAAATAATTTGCTTATAGAGTAAGGCTGCTGCTTTGAAGGAGGAGGGCTATTTCCCTGCTGAAATATGCTCTTAAGCCTTCCTATACTGCATTCTCCACACACACATCACTGAGAAACATGCTCTAGAAAAGAATGTGACACTCatgcagaaaagaagaaagaaactggTTTTATTCTCAGACACTGAAGTCTTGTTACGGCATCTAGCTGCATTCCCCCTGACTGGCTTTGCCTGCACAAGGATGGATTTTAACAGGGTAGGGCACCAGATACAGACCAGGAGACCATCACGGGAGGTAAGTGACCCTTTACAATGAGTCAGAGCACATGGCAAGTGTAACTCAAGATAGGGATTTTCCAGGGACCAGTCCACCCCTGCCAGGTGATCTTGTTTCCTCGAAAAGGCACTTCCAGGACTGGAGTTGGTATGGGAGAGATGGAGACAACAGGAGGAAGTactgggggagagggagggaggtgcTTCCCAATTTAACCCATTATGGTCATGATGGGGTGGTGGCTGGGTTGTTCTCAGTGTATCAGAAGAAGCAGCAAAGGCCTGGAGACTGGTGCAGGAGGCAAGGGGATGGGAAGGGGGAAGGCAAACTGGGTGAACTCATTCTGTCCATTCCTTCTTGATGGACAGGTTCCACTCCCAGGTGAGATGGTCGTGCTTGTCATCATCCGTGAAGAAGG
It encodes:
- the ERP27 gene encoding endoplasmic reticulum resident protein 27, translating into MARRRRAGAMGTSIFPCLFGILLTRCFPAGCAGGSDSASHSTATTTDKPILLDNVPDAEAFISGAEVAVIGFFQDPQSPGAEQFRRAAGQIAEVPFGLSSSAAVLSHYGAAENTVVLFRTVDNDRRDLDMSSGEVDAKKLTRFVRMNELRLVTEYNPVTAIGVMQSSLQFNLLLITDKMSPKHPERMRKFRAAAELYKGKILFILLDSNLQSNERVLSYFQLKKSQLPALAIFHTPDDEHEVVAVDDISIERVQDFCNRFLQRMPKKEDKSEEKPLNEEL